The following coding sequences lie in one Streptomyces venezuelae genomic window:
- the yaaA gene encoding peroxide stress protein YaaA yields the protein MLVLLPPSEGKAPSGRGAPLKAEELSLPGLTPARQAVLDELVELCAADEEKARTVLGLSEGLRGEVAKNAGLRTAGARPAGEIYTGVLYDALDLASLDPAAKRRATRSLLVFSGLWGAVGVNDKIPSYRCSMGVKLPGLGALGAYWRTPMASVMPEAAGDGLVLDLRSSAYASAWKPKGDVAGRTATVRVLHAQVDEETGAEKRSVVSHFNKATKGRIVRSLLTTGASPKDPAELVEALRDLGHVVEAEAPARAGKPWALDVVVREIH from the coding sequence GTGCTCGTCCTGCTGCCGCCGTCCGAAGGCAAGGCCCCCTCCGGCCGTGGTGCGCCGCTCAAGGCGGAAGAGCTGTCGCTGCCGGGGCTCACCCCCGCACGCCAGGCCGTCCTCGACGAGCTCGTCGAGTTGTGCGCCGCGGACGAGGAGAAGGCCCGCACCGTGCTCGGCCTCAGCGAAGGGCTGCGCGGCGAGGTCGCGAAGAACGCCGGACTGCGCACCGCAGGCGCCCGCCCCGCCGGCGAGATCTACACCGGCGTGCTCTACGACGCCCTCGACCTCGCCTCCCTCGACCCCGCCGCCAAGCGCCGCGCCACCCGCTCGCTCCTCGTCTTCTCCGGACTGTGGGGCGCCGTCGGCGTGAACGACAAGATCCCGTCGTACCGCTGCTCCATGGGCGTCAAGCTGCCCGGCCTGGGCGCGCTCGGCGCGTACTGGCGTACGCCGATGGCCTCCGTCATGCCCGAGGCCGCCGGCGACGGCCTCGTCCTGGACCTGCGGTCGTCCGCGTACGCCTCCGCCTGGAAGCCCAAGGGGGACGTCGCCGGACGGACGGCAACCGTTCGCGTGCTGCACGCGCAGGTCGACGAGGAGACCGGCGCGGAGAAGCGGTCCGTCGTGTCGCACTTCAACAAGGCGACGAAGGGCAGGATCGTCCGCTCCCTGCTGACCACGGGGGCCAGCCCCAAGGACCCGGCCGAGCTCGTCGAGGCGCTGCGCGACCTGGGGCACGTCGTAGAGGCGGAGGCGCCCGCCAGGGCGGGGAAGCCGTGGGCGCTGGATGTAGTGGTGCGCGAGATCCACTGA